From the genome of Oligoflexus sp., one region includes:
- a CDS encoding recombinase family protein yields the protein MLIGYARISTIEQNLDLQLDALSKAGCSKIFHDTASGAKGVRMGLSEALEYAREGDTLVVWRLDRLGRSLAQLIDFMKNLKARGIGFRSIVDTIDTTTSMGQFFFHVTGAFSELERNLIRERTLAGLEAARARGRNGGRPKALDEQDALMAFELHQSNKATVEAISKRFGVGKRTLYRYFRRSSLLESKLNFSKTTIDAKQISQRNTTAALDPY from the coding sequence ATGCTTATTGGCTACGCTCGAATTTCAACCATCGAGCAAAATCTTGATCTTCAACTGGACGCCTTGTCTAAAGCTGGATGCAGTAAAATATTTCACGATACCGCAAGCGGTGCAAAGGGTGTGCGTATGGGTTTATCCGAAGCACTTGAATATGCCCGCGAAGGAGACACACTGGTTGTCTGGAGGCTCGATAGACTTGGCCGATCGCTGGCTCAATTGATAGATTTCATGAAAAACCTGAAGGCAAGAGGGATAGGTTTCCGAAGCATCGTTGACACAATAGATACAACAACCTCAATGGGACAGTTCTTTTTTCATGTGACCGGCGCTTTTTCGGAACTGGAACGAAATCTCATCCGTGAAAGAACTCTCGCTGGTCTGGAGGCTGCGAGAGCGAGGGGAAGAAACGGAGGCCGTCCCAAGGCTCTTGACGAACAAGATGCTTTGATGGCTTTTGAGCTTCATCAATCAAACAAAGCCACAGTTGAAGCTATTTCGAAGAGATTCGGCGTTGGGAAACGCACCCTATACAGGTATTTTAGGCGAAGCAGTTTATTAGAATCGAAACTGAATTTTAGTAAGACAACTATCGATGCAAAACAAATCAGCCAGCGCAACACGACAGCTGCTTTAGATCCTTATTAA